Sequence from the Nothobranchius furzeri mitochondrion, complete genome genome:
GGGTTAAAACCCCGCGAGTCTTAAAAATGGCACATCCCTCCCAACTAGGTTTTCAAGATGCAACTTCTCCTGTAATAGAAGAACTTCTTCACTTTCATGATCACACTTTAATAATTGTTTTTTTAATCAGCACGTTAGTACTATACATCATTATTGCAATAGTAACCACCAAACTTACTAATAAGTTTATCCTTGACTCACAAGAAATTGAAATTATTTGAACATTACTTCCAGCCATGATTTTAATCTTAATCGCTCTTCCATCGCTTCGTATCCTGTACCTAATAGATGAAATTAGCAACTCTCATCTCACTATTAAAACCATTGGGCACCAATGATATTGAAGCTATGAATATACAGATTATGAAAACATCACATTCGACTCCTATATAACTCCTACCCAAGATCTAATGCCTGGTCAGTTCCGATTACTAGAAACAGATCACCGAATAGTAGTTCCTATGGAGTCACCTACCCGAATCCTCGTTTCTGCAGACGACGTTTTACACTCGTGAGCTGTTCCAAGCCTTGGCATTAAAATAGATGCAGTACCAGGACGGTTAAACCAAACAGCATTTATTGTCTCGCGACCAGGTGTATATTACGGCCAGTGCTCTGAAATTTGTGGAGCTAACCATAGTTTTATACCCATTGTTGTTGAAGCTGTTCCACTAAAATACTTTGAAGATTGATCTTCCCTAATACTCCAAGATGCCTCGCTAGAAAGCTAAATGGGTGTAAGCATTAGCCTTTTAAGCTAAACATGGTGCCTCCCAACCACCTCTAGCGAAATGCCACAACTCAACCCCAATCCCTGATTTATAATCATAACCTTCGCCTGATTACTTTTCCTGATTGTTATTCCCCCAAAAGTATTGGCACATACAACTCCTAATAATGCTTTACCACAAAAAGTTGTATGTTCTCGTACAGAGTCTTGAGTCTGACCATGATATTAAATTTATTTGATCAATTCATAAGTCCCACACTATTAGGAATCCCACTAATACTATTAGCTTTATCCCTACCTTGAGTTTTGTACCCGAAACCT
This genomic interval carries:
- the ATP8 gene encoding ATP synthase F0 subunit 8, which codes for MPQLNPNPWFMIMTFAWLLFLIVIPPKVLAHTTPNNALPQKVVCSRTESWVWPWY
- the COX2 gene encoding cytochrome c oxidase subunit II (TAA stop codon is completed by the addition of 3' A residues to the mRNA), yielding MAHPSQLGFQDATSPVMEELLHFHDHTLMIVFLISTLVLYIIIAMVTTKLTNKFILDSQEIEIIWTLLPAMILILIALPSLRILYLMDEISNSHLTIKTIGHQWYWSYEYTDYENITFDSYMTPTQDLMPGQFRLLETDHRMVVPMESPTRILVSADDVLHSWAVPSLGIKMDAVPGRLNQTAFIVSRPGVYYGQCSEICGANHSFMPIVVEAVPLKYFEDWSSLMLQDA